A single genomic interval of Chryseobacterium paludis harbors:
- a CDS encoding lysophospholipid acyltransferase family protein, whose amino-acid sequence MAKKNIFTDAFGTPYFLKRLIIFILGFVSYRRFNGFNKLKITGTEHLVDLPDSNVLFVSNHQTYFADVAAMYHAFCAVNNGYLNTIKNPIYLLNPKIDFYYVAAEETMNKGILPKIFKIAGAVTVKRTWRAEGKNVNRMVDLTEVDNIMKALDNGWVATFPQGTTSAFAQGRRGTAKLVKNQRPIVIPIKINGFRRAFDKKGLRVKVTGVKPTMEFKAPLDIDYDKENAHQILLKIMTAIEQTEDFNLLHQYDEELKAKKLEQKDSDN is encoded by the coding sequence ATGGCGAAGAAAAATATTTTCACCGATGCATTCGGAACACCTTACTTTTTGAAAAGGTTAATTATTTTTATTTTAGGATTTGTATCTTATAGAAGATTCAATGGTTTTAATAAACTAAAGATAACGGGTACTGAACACCTGGTGGATCTTCCTGATTCTAATGTGTTATTTGTATCCAACCATCAGACCTATTTTGCAGATGTAGCAGCAATGTATCACGCATTTTGTGCTGTAAACAATGGTTATTTAAACACTATTAAAAATCCGATCTATCTGCTTAATCCGAAGATCGATTTTTACTATGTAGCAGCAGAAGAGACCATGAATAAAGGTATTCTTCCTAAGATTTTTAAAATAGCCGGAGCTGTAACTGTAAAAAGAACATGGAGAGCTGAGGGGAAAAATGTAAACAGAATGGTAGACCTTACAGAGGTTGATAATATAATGAAAGCTTTGGATAATGGTTGGGTAGCTACTTTCCCTCAAGGTACTACATCTGCTTTTGCTCAGGGACGAAGAGGTACTGCCAAGTTGGTAAAAAACCAGCGTCCGATTGTAATTCCTATTAAGATCAATGGCTTTAGAAGAGCATTTGATAAAAAAGGACTACGTGTAAAAGTAACAGGTGTAAAACCAACTATGGAATTTAAAGCACCGCTTGATATCGATTATGATAAAGAAAATGCCCACCAGATTCTTTTAAAAATCATGACAGCTATTGAACAAACGGAGGATTTTAATTTACTGCACCAATATGATGAAGAATTAAAAGCTAAAAAATTGGAACAAAAGGATTCAGATAATTAA
- the tssO gene encoding type VI secretion system TssO, with amino-acid sequence MQGQITLSKKEKQYQFFYLILMLLAALIFLGIIFLKRFKSPFSEDDIISIQKLEQKAKFDQQQKVTLKLLDSTFVKITRLKDETTEPFVENDIQTGILDIDNVFGNDFIDIRKESYSQISLFYKMYFDDKKIISTTSEDIKLFEKKYQECMIGLKDKKDRVFQRENALKARSQ; translated from the coding sequence ATGCAAGGACAGATTACATTATCCAAAAAAGAAAAGCAGTATCAATTTTTCTATTTGATTTTAATGCTTTTAGCGGCACTTATATTTCTTGGAATCATCTTTTTGAAGAGGTTTAAATCACCTTTTTCGGAAGACGATATTATTTCAATTCAAAAGCTTGAACAAAAAGCAAAGTTTGATCAACAGCAAAAGGTTACCTTAAAATTACTGGATAGTACATTCGTTAAAATAACCCGACTTAAGGATGAAACCACTGAACCATTTGTTGAAAACGATATCCAGACGGGAATTCTAGATATTGATAACGTTTTTGGCAATGATTTTATTGATATCAGGAAAGAATCCTATTCCCAGATTTCTCTGTTTTACAAAATGTACTTTGATGACAAAAAGATTATTTCCACTACATCTGAGGATATTAAACTCTTTGAAAAAAAATATCAGGAATGCATGATCGGTCTTAAAGACAAAAAAGATCGGGTATTTCAACGGGAAAATGCATTAAAAGCAAGAAGCCAGTAA
- a CDS encoding Rne/Rng family ribonuclease produces the protein MKKELIVSHEDELTKIALLEDGRLCELHEEEDKSDFIVGDLFIGKVKKLAPNLNAAFVNIGYDKDAFLHYQDLGPQYLTYKKFLKDTISKKQSTSSLKNFEIQPEIDKNGTVEKVIAKDDIVLLQITKEPISTKGPRISTQISLTGRFLVLIPFDNKVSISKKIRSFEEKERLRTLIESIKPEGFGVIIRTVAEGKKVADLHNDMNQLIQKWEGTFKNIQKNKVPSKVLSEEDKASSILRDNFNQDFVSIICDDEQMVEEMKNYVEVIAPERKNIVQFYDSHIPLLEYYNVEKQLKQSFGKHVNIPSSKGAYLVIEHTEALHVVDVNSGNNITTGNAANKEHALNVNKMAATEIARQLRLRDMGGIIVIDFIDMPNADHRRDLYEHLKEEMKRDKARHKILPPSKFGLIQITRQRNRPEKQIETKEENPNKDGEIIAPIVIVERMEETIRNIMQKDKGKLYLHVHPFVEAYLTKGIKSIQMKWFVKYKKWVTIVPRDSFKYLEYKIYNSKKEEVSGYSN, from the coding sequence ATGAAGAAAGAACTAATAGTTTCGCATGAGGATGAACTTACAAAGATTGCATTACTGGAAGACGGAAGACTATGTGAACTTCATGAGGAAGAGGACAAAAGTGATTTTATAGTTGGAGACTTATTTATAGGAAAAGTAAAAAAACTGGCACCTAATCTTAATGCCGCATTCGTAAATATCGGTTATGATAAAGATGCTTTTTTGCATTATCAGGATTTAGGTCCACAATATCTTACGTATAAAAAGTTTTTAAAAGATACTATTTCTAAAAAGCAAAGCACTTCAAGCTTAAAAAATTTCGAGATACAACCCGAAATAGACAAAAACGGAACGGTAGAGAAAGTCATTGCTAAAGATGACATTGTTCTGCTACAAATTACCAAAGAACCTATCTCCACTAAAGGCCCCAGAATTTCTACCCAGATTTCCCTAACAGGGCGTTTTTTGGTTTTAATACCTTTTGACAATAAAGTTTCCATTTCTAAAAAAATCAGAAGTTTTGAGGAAAAGGAAAGATTGCGGACTCTTATTGAAAGTATCAAACCTGAAGGATTTGGTGTTATTATAAGAACCGTTGCAGAAGGAAAGAAAGTTGCAGACCTTCACAACGATATGAATCAGCTGATTCAGAAATGGGAAGGCACTTTTAAAAATATTCAAAAAAATAAAGTTCCATCTAAGGTCTTAAGCGAAGAAGATAAAGCTTCATCTATTTTAAGGGACAATTTCAATCAGGATTTCGTAAGCATCATTTGTGACGATGAACAGATGGTAGAGGAAATGAAAAACTATGTAGAGGTAATTGCTCCTGAAAGAAAAAATATTGTCCAGTTTTACGATTCTCACATTCCTCTTCTGGAATATTACAATGTTGAAAAACAGCTTAAACAAAGCTTTGGAAAACACGTCAACATTCCAAGTTCTAAGGGAGCTTACCTTGTTATTGAACATACGGAAGCTTTACACGTAGTCGACGTGAATTCCGGAAATAATATTACTACCGGAAATGCAGCCAATAAAGAACACGCTCTCAACGTGAATAAAATGGCAGCAACAGAAATTGCAAGACAATTACGTCTTCGTGATATGGGCGGAATTATCGTAATCGATTTCATCGATATGCCAAACGCCGATCACAGAAGAGATTTGTATGAACATCTGAAAGAAGAAATGAAGCGCGACAAAGCTCGCCACAAAATCTTACCTCCAAGTAAATTTGGATTGATACAGATTACCAGACAGAGAAATCGTCCGGAAAAACAAATCGAAACCAAAGAAGAAAACCCTAATAAAGACGGAGAAATAATAGCTCCTATTGTTATTGTGGAAAGGATGGAAGAAACCATCAGAAATATTATGCAAAAGGATAAAGGGAAACTTTATCTGCATGTACACCCATTCGTAGAAGCTTACCTTACTAAAGGTATTAAAAGCATCCAGATGAAATGGTTTGTAAAATATAAAAAATGGGTAACCATCGTCCCAAGGGATTCTTTTAAGTACTTAGAATACAAAATTTACAATTCTAAAAAAGAAGAAGTATCAGGATATTCTAATTAA
- a CDS encoding PKD domain-containing protein, whose translation MNYFEKNKKNIIIGVVATLLIAALVALWLQKKIIHSADDIVGSVYPSTLSVGDTLVFEDTTQFAKSKKWNFGDGQTSEKSSGFHFYSKPGYYPVTLIIDNKYSKSFPVLVSARAIQKAKDTAMVKTTIEAPSQAMQHENVQFRAISDAKEFSWKFGETQNTDSRDKLAIYSYKQPGDYIVTLYTNQSLEPVIHHIKILPYYDELEDGEVSVEDAYAKIDDDFKRHLQQIANGSNFNSHYNYLLQKYLCNNENTVVKVNDSKANNFYMYCAGLQFDKNTIIQTVKVNFDDTQNCVTKVDINQSK comes from the coding sequence ATGAATTATTTTGAAAAGAACAAAAAGAACATTATTATCGGTGTTGTCGCGACATTGCTAATTGCGGCTCTTGTTGCATTATGGCTGCAGAAAAAAATCATTCATTCTGCAGATGATATTGTAGGAAGTGTTTATCCATCTACTTTAAGCGTAGGAGACACACTGGTATTTGAGGATACGACACAATTTGCCAAAAGTAAAAAATGGAACTTTGGAGATGGTCAAACTTCAGAAAAAAGCAGTGGTTTCCATTTTTACAGCAAACCGGGATATTATCCGGTAACGCTTATTATTGATAATAAATACTCCAAATCCTTTCCCGTATTAGTTTCTGCGAGAGCAATTCAGAAAGCAAAAGATACGGCGATGGTTAAAACAACAATAGAAGCTCCATCTCAGGCAATGCAGCATGAGAATGTGCAGTTTAGAGCAATTTCAGATGCAAAGGAGTTTAGCTGGAAATTTGGTGAGACTCAAAATACTGATTCCAGAGATAAACTGGCAATTTATTCTTATAAACAACCGGGTGATTATATCGTTACATTGTACACTAATCAAAGTCTGGAACCTGTTATTCACCATATCAAAATTCTTCCTTATTACGATGAGTTAGAAGATGGAGAAGTAAGTGTAGAAGATGCTTATGCCAAGATCGATGATGACTTTAAAAGACATTTGCAGCAAATTGCAAATGGAAGCAACTTCAATTCACACTATAATTATTTACTTCAGAAATATCTTTGTAATAACGAAAATACAGTAGTGAAAGTAAATGATAGTAAAGCGAACAACTTCTACATGTACTGTGCGGGACTTCAGTTTGACAAGAATACCATTATTCAAACTGTAAAAGTTAATTTTGATGATACACAGAACTGCGTAACCAAAGTTGATATCAACCAAAGTAAATAA
- a CDS encoding LuxR C-terminal-related transcriptional regulator: MRFSIADSDFYFKKILVKTLLENPFYMLLNDCNNGHELVNRIYRRQEDVFIIELFMPILSGIEAIKYIRKSNTETPIITYSGTYQEDMAEILSKIPNLYYCEKKSNVIRDIIKGQVTSNTFNYEAYSKEWEQQPLAVMEYMDRQKKSQEELSPTEIQLMKFCYEGFSNKEIGEKLNLSTRTIDTYINRLTEKLGLKTKLHLIRFCVENGYYNSSM; encoded by the coding sequence GTGAGATTTTCAATAGCTGACAGTGATTTTTATTTTAAAAAAATACTTGTCAAAACACTTTTGGAAAATCCGTTTTACATGCTTCTTAATGATTGTAATAACGGGCACGAACTTGTAAACAGAATCTACAGAAGACAAGAAGATGTCTTTATTATTGAGCTTTTCATGCCCATATTGAGTGGAATTGAAGCTATAAAATACATCAGAAAAAGTAATACTGAAACGCCTATCATTACCTATTCCGGGACCTATCAGGAAGATATGGCTGAAATACTTTCTAAAATCCCAAACCTTTATTATTGCGAGAAAAAAAGTAACGTAATAAGGGATATCATTAAAGGACAGGTTACTTCAAATACGTTCAATTACGAAGCGTATTCCAAAGAATGGGAACAGCAACCTCTTGCTGTAATGGAATACATGGACAGACAGAAAAAGAGTCAGGAAGAGCTTTCTCCTACCGAGATACAATTGATGAAATTCTGCTACGAAGGCTTTAGTAATAAGGAAATTGGTGAGAAACTTAATCTAAGTACGAGAACCATTGACACCTATATTAACAGGCTAACAGAGAAGCTTGGATTAAAAACCAAACTGCATCTGATCCGATTTTGTGTAGAAAACGGATATTATAATTCCAGCATGTAA
- a CDS encoding lipocalin-like domain-containing protein, with translation MKKIFLPFALFSMAACASDSEDFNTSNDASIIGKWYIEKVEVFKSKNQQTQTMTSTECKKKSTHEFKSTNMTSITFAPQGNNCIQTDVVTRNYTFNTANKKFWYEGEQDYPYYITQLTQTDMVMEDRLEDFDNDGINDVITRFFKRIN, from the coding sequence ATGAAAAAAATATTTTTACCATTCGCTTTATTTTCAATGGCAGCCTGTGCGAGTGATAGTGAGGATTTTAATACTTCAAATGATGCATCGATAATCGGAAAATGGTATATTGAAAAAGTTGAAGTGTTTAAATCTAAAAATCAACAAACACAAACCATGACTTCAACTGAATGTAAGAAAAAAAGTACCCATGAGTTTAAGTCAACAAACATGACCTCTATAACCTTTGCCCCACAAGGTAATAATTGTATCCAAACTGATGTAGTAACCAGAAATTATACTTTTAATACGGCTAATAAGAAGTTTTGGTATGAAGGAGAGCAGGATTATCCTTACTATATTACTCAGTTGACACAGACAGACATGGTGATGGAAGATAGACTTGAGGATTTTGATAATGATGGAATCAATGATGTTATCACAAGATTTTTTAAGAGAATAAATTAA
- the tssO gene encoding type VI secretion system TssO: MSSNREKKLNKSDVRVGIWKFALSFVVLAAVSFTSVFFFFKSYDEQTEGVSRDAEAYNELLGRSDILRVQVDTIYSRMGMLNRAENDILLRRNIIDNINDVKNIMKKDSIDNFKQYAILMKQIGSMLALKNHIVDVSNHKRIAIRDLNSCTGKVGHVENILKEDPTRKFTGSRRKR; encoded by the coding sequence ATGTCTTCAAATAGAGAGAAAAAATTAAATAAGTCGGACGTCAGAGTAGGCATTTGGAAATTTGCTCTATCTTTTGTTGTCCTAGCCGCTGTTTCATTCACCAGCGTATTTTTCTTTTTTAAGAGTTACGATGAACAAACAGAGGGCGTGAGTCGAGATGCCGAAGCCTACAACGAATTATTGGGTCGTAGTGATATACTCAGAGTTCAGGTGGATACGATCTACAGTAGAATGGGTATGCTTAACAGAGCCGAAAATGATATTCTTCTAAGAAGAAATATTATTGATAACATAAATGATGTTAAAAACATCATGAAAAAAGATAGCATTGACAACTTTAAACAGTATGCTATTCTAATGAAGCAAATAGGTAGTATGCTTGCTTTGAAAAACCACATTGTAGATGTTTCCAATCATAAAAGGATTGCCATAAGAGACCTGAACAGCTGTACAGGTAAAGTAGGGCATGTGGAAAATATACTGAAAGAAGATCCTACCAGAAAGTTCACTGGAAGTAGAAGAAAAAGATAA
- a CDS encoding OsmC family protein: MKEHHYTATIQWTGNKGTGTSNYRSYERSHTISIANKTIIEGSSDPAFRGDKTKHNPEDMLLSSLSSCHMLWYLHFCSEAGIIVTGYMDNATGIMEETANGSGRFKEVILNPVVIVTAESMIEKAKQLHEKAHEFCFIANSVNFEVKHVPTVSVK, encoded by the coding sequence ATGAAAGAGCATCACTACACAGCCACCATCCAATGGACAGGAAACAAAGGAACAGGCACGAGCAATTATCGTAGCTATGAAAGAAGTCATACTATTTCAATAGCCAACAAAACAATCATCGAAGGATCTTCTGACCCTGCATTTCGGGGAGATAAGACCAAGCATAACCCTGAGGATATGCTTTTATCGTCTTTATCTTCGTGTCATATGCTCTGGTATCTGCATTTTTGTTCTGAGGCAGGAATCATTGTAACAGGTTATATGGATAATGCAACCGGAATTATGGAGGAAACAGCGAACGGCAGTGGTCGTTTTAAAGAAGTTATATTAAATCCTGTAGTGATTGTTACGGCGGAATCAATGATAGAAAAAGCAAAACAACTTCACGAAAAGGCACATGAATTTTGTTTTATTGCCAACTCTGTCAACTTCGAAGTAAAACATGTTCCAACTGTGTCGGTTAAATAA
- the tssR gene encoding type VI secretion system protein TssR domain-containing protein, with product MRNKFPLAAYYIGVSVLLISCQVKLPSKKTPEPAQYGQIDNASVINGYPKKSAPWIAISDRSRNTAYLDKNDEKSYKEVKFLEPLMVLKHRDGMVKVAEYVPDALMKKISSKSIKTYGWIPESELLLWNSSLKDEKTGYPVRVAVVPSNSDVIRSAERYYKNDSIMVFNSPSLIENANVKIPNGQIVYVYKQAENNKRFLVGKRPNIDIDSISTSLYGWVSSNVISAWGERSAVKMKNTTEVKETALGLHEGAPGGSDGINRTAVLLTDVNKRTPLENIYPVKLALKDTPTPDSKTKYFTNILDYSKNYVFNVLGEPIYFDRYREITERNKRINIVFVLDISGPNTPYAPIVKSLLQDLQLRFEKPSYFNAVKYGVVLYKNNTCGDNVAVSNLSQDYSKITTFIDQKSNEMNCPTNSGYQPVSEGLIAAGDLLSSVPDETNLVITVGTSANQSGNMFGVINSLTQAQARLIMFQTSARSSDTYNDFVLLGENIVANTAKNIAELKKQKIINQSDVLTKNNFSLIEGDEGFFSLDYPKQSMSQGFVIFPKKGDIAAPGYLKKSVDSLISQVTLDNSTIDHSLNEYFHSSVGAGKTDVDAKYKYLYTGLTNPVPAGIAAQLINYGSPFLVKGYIPKELKDYQPGLEKGILISETEYDNLKSFYKEVYEKTGAERLDFNQSKAVKEYVRLLKKYNPTTRFLDKGDLYEQPMSYAVGLTTGFDNSDEELMSKYKLKGWKKSKIVLNETVRKYFLNYKNLSERLLTHRNNPAVKIQQNGQTFYWLNEYFMPTMLPVEEPEYTKH from the coding sequence ATGAGAAATAAATTTCCTCTAGCAGCATATTATATTGGAGTTTCAGTTTTACTTATAAGTTGTCAAGTAAAATTACCATCAAAAAAAACTCCTGAACCGGCACAATACGGGCAAATTGATAATGCCTCAGTAATTAATGGCTATCCGAAAAAGTCAGCTCCTTGGATTGCCATTTCAGATCGATCCAGAAATACGGCGTATCTTGATAAGAATGATGAAAAATCATATAAAGAAGTTAAATTCTTAGAGCCTCTAATGGTTCTAAAACATAGAGATGGAATGGTAAAAGTAGCGGAATATGTTCCTGATGCTTTAATGAAAAAAATCTCATCAAAATCTATTAAAACCTACGGTTGGATTCCCGAATCCGAACTTCTGCTTTGGAACAGCTCACTAAAAGATGAGAAAACGGGTTATCCGGTAAGGGTGGCAGTAGTTCCTAGTAATAGTGATGTAATCAGAAGTGCTGAAAGATACTATAAAAATGATTCCATTATGGTTTTCAATTCTCCTAGTTTAATTGAAAATGCTAATGTGAAAATTCCTAATGGACAGATCGTATATGTCTATAAACAAGCAGAGAATAATAAGAGATTTTTGGTCGGAAAAAGACCAAATATTGATATTGACAGTATCAGCACAAGTTTATACGGCTGGGTAAGTTCAAACGTGATTTCAGCGTGGGGTGAGCGTTCTGCGGTAAAAATGAAAAATACAACAGAAGTTAAAGAGACTGCTTTAGGATTACACGAAGGCGCTCCTGGTGGGAGTGATGGAATAAACAGAACAGCAGTTCTTTTAACAGATGTTAATAAAAGAACACCGCTTGAAAATATTTACCCTGTTAAACTTGCATTAAAAGATACTCCGACTCCAGATTCGAAGACTAAATATTTCACTAATATTTTAGATTACAGTAAAAATTATGTTTTCAATGTACTTGGTGAGCCTATCTATTTTGATCGTTACCGAGAGATTACCGAGAGAAATAAAAGAATAAATATTGTATTTGTATTAGATATCAGCGGACCAAATACTCCGTATGCACCTATTGTGAAGTCTTTATTACAGGATTTACAGCTGAGATTTGAAAAACCTTCTTATTTCAATGCAGTAAAATATGGTGTTGTTCTATATAAAAACAATACATGTGGTGATAATGTAGCTGTATCTAATCTAAGTCAGGATTACAGTAAAATAACAACATTCATAGATCAAAAGTCTAATGAAATGAATTGTCCGACTAATAGTGGATATCAACCAGTTAGTGAAGGTTTAATAGCGGCGGGAGATCTTCTTTCTTCAGTTCCTGATGAGACCAACCTTGTAATTACAGTTGGTACATCTGCTAATCAGAGTGGAAATATGTTTGGTGTGATTAACTCTCTTACGCAAGCGCAGGCAAGGTTGATTATGTTCCAGACAAGTGCCAGATCTTCTGATACCTATAATGATTTTGTATTGCTCGGAGAAAATATTGTTGCGAATACTGCAAAAAATATTGCTGAACTTAAAAAACAAAAGATCATTAACCAGAGTGATGTTTTAACCAAAAATAACTTTAGTCTTATTGAAGGAGACGAAGGTTTCTTCTCTCTGGATTATCCAAAGCAAAGTATGTCACAAGGATTTGTAATTTTCCCTAAAAAGGGTGATATTGCAGCTCCTGGATATTTGAAAAAATCTGTTGACAGTTTAATTTCTCAGGTAACGCTTGACAATTCAACAATCGACCACTCTCTGAATGAATACTTCCATTCTTCAGTAGGAGCTGGAAAAACAGATGTAGATGCAAAATATAAATACTTATACACGGGACTTACGAATCCTGTTCCTGCAGGAATTGCTGCACAGTTGATCAATTATGGAAGTCCGTTCTTAGTGAAAGGTTATATTCCCAAAGAGTTAAAAGATTATCAGCCTGGCCTTGAAAAAGGTATTTTGATTTCTGAAACGGAATATGATAATCTTAAGTCTTTTTATAAAGAAGTTTATGAGAAAACAGGTGCTGAAAGATTAGATTTTAATCAGTCTAAAGCAGTTAAAGAATATGTTCGACTTCTCAAAAAGTATAATCCAACGACGAGATTTTTAGATAAAGGTGATCTGTATGAGCAGCCAATGTCTTATGCTGTGGGATTGACTACAGGTTTTGATAACTCAGATGAAGAGTTAATGTCTAAATACAAACTTAAAGGATGGAAAAAGTCTAAGATTGTTTTAAATGAGACGGTAAGAAAATATTTTCTGAATTATAAAAATTTGTCAGAAAGATTACTAACGCATAGAAATAATCCGGCGGTTAAGATTCAGCAAAATGGACAAACATTCTATTGGCTGAACGAATATTTCATGCCGACGATGCTTCCTGTGGAAGAACCGGAATATACTAAACATTAA
- a CDS encoding UDP-N-acetylmuramate--L-alanine ligase, which produces MKTHFIAIGGSAMHNLAIALKDKGYQVTGSDDAIFEPSKSRLENKGILPQEMGWFPEKITSDIDAVILGMHAHQDNPELAKAKELGLKIYSYPEFLYEQSRNKTRVVIAGSHGKTTITSMILHVLNFHQKEVDFMVGAQLEGFDCMVKLTQDNDFMVLEGDEYLSSPIDLRSKFLLYQPNIALLSGIAWDHINVFKTFDDYIEQFRKFVASITPGGVLVYNEEDPEVVKVVENAENFFRKIPYKTPEYEISNGKVLLKTEMGDIPLSVFGAHNLLNMEGARNICRQLGIMDEDFYEAIMSFKGASKRLEKVERADKATLYKDFAHAPSKVKAAVKAFNEQFRKDKKYGFLELHTYSSLNPAFLEQYDHAMDGLDEAIVFYSEDALKIKRMDPISPDLIKEKFKNDHLKVFTNAEELHAYWDLLDKTQGVFLMMSSGNFGGLDLTK; this is translated from the coding sequence TTGAAGACCCATTTCATTGCTATAGGCGGAAGTGCCATGCATAATCTTGCTATTGCATTAAAAGATAAAGGATATCAGGTGACAGGTTCAGATGATGCTATATTTGAACCCTCAAAATCAAGACTTGAAAATAAAGGAATTCTTCCCCAGGAGATGGGCTGGTTTCCTGAGAAAATCACTTCTGATATTGATGCCGTCATTTTAGGAATGCATGCTCATCAGGATAACCCTGAATTAGCAAAAGCAAAAGAATTGGGTTTAAAAATATATTCATATCCTGAATTCCTTTACGAGCAGTCAAGAAATAAAACCCGCGTCGTTATTGCCGGATCACATGGAAAAACGACAATTACTTCAATGATTCTTCACGTTCTGAATTTCCATCAGAAAGAGGTAGATTTTATGGTAGGAGCACAATTGGAAGGTTTTGACTGTATGGTAAAATTAACTCAAGACAATGACTTTATGGTATTGGAAGGTGACGAATACCTTTCCTCTCCTATTGATCTTCGTTCCAAATTCTTGTTATATCAGCCTAATATTGCTCTATTAAGTGGAATTGCATGGGATCATATCAATGTTTTCAAAACATTCGATGATTATATAGAACAGTTTAGAAAATTCGTAGCAAGCATAACTCCTGGTGGTGTTTTAGTGTACAATGAGGAAGATCCAGAAGTAGTAAAAGTCGTTGAAAATGCAGAGAATTTTTTCAGAAAAATACCTTATAAAACTCCAGAATATGAAATCAGCAATGGTAAAGTTTTACTAAAAACTGAAATGGGTGATATCCCTCTTTCTGTTTTTGGAGCACACAATCTATTGAATATGGAGGGTGCAAGAAACATCTGCCGACAACTGGGTATAATGGATGAGGATTTTTATGAAGCAATTATGAGCTTTAAAGGAGCTTCTAAACGTCTTGAAAAAGTAGAAAGAGCAGATAAAGCTACTCTTTATAAGGATTTTGCACATGCTCCGAGCAAAGTAAAAGCGGCTGTAAAAGCCTTTAATGAACAATTTAGGAAAGATAAGAAATACGGCTTCTTGGAGCTTCATACTTATTCAAGCTTAAACCCTGCTTTTCTGGAGCAATACGACCATGCAATGGATGGTTTGGATGAAGCTATAGTCTTCTATTCTGAAGATGCTTTAAAGATCAAAAGAATGGATCCTATCTCACCGGACCTGATCAAGGAAAAATTTAAAAACGACCATTTAAAGGTCTTTACCAATGCTGAAGAGCTTCACGCCTACTGGGATCTCTTAGATAAGACCCAAGGTGTTTTCCTGATGATGAGCTCAGGTAACTTTGGTGGTTTAGATTTAACGAAATAA
- a CDS encoding NUDIX hydrolase — protein MESFGKDLLRKIKNVELPGEHAHGVFSIPSRPIFNHDEILKKNPKFAAVNIVLYLKDDEWYFPLIQRTVNEHDRHSGQISLPGGKREEMDRDFAETAVRETSEEIGIDKHYVRVIREISPIYIPPSNFYVYTYISYTKKNPVFILQQSEAVETIEFPITSFLNLPDQPEIMALDSAGGQEVPVINFNGYIIWGATAMILSEFSQLLKKM, from the coding sequence ATGGAAAGTTTTGGAAAAGATTTATTAAGAAAAATTAAAAATGTAGAGCTACCTGGAGAGCATGCTCATGGGGTATTTTCCATACCCTCACGTCCTATTTTCAACCACGATGAAATCTTAAAAAAGAATCCAAAATTTGCCGCAGTAAATATTGTTTTATATTTAAAAGATGATGAATGGTATTTCCCATTAATTCAAAGAACTGTAAACGAACATGACAGACACAGCGGGCAGATATCTTTGCCTGGTGGAAAACGAGAAGAAATGGATAGAGATTTTGCTGAAACAGCAGTTCGTGAAACCTCGGAAGAAATAGGAATTGATAAACATTATGTAAGAGTTATAAGAGAGATATCACCTATTTATATTCCACCAAGCAACTTTTACGTTTACACTTACATCTCATATACCAAAAAGAACCCTGTTTTCATTTTACAGCAAAGTGAAGCTGTAGAAACGATCGAATTTCCCATCACTTCTTTTTTAAATCTTCCGGATCAACCAGAAATTATGGCTTTGGACAGCGCTGGCGGACAAGAAGTTCCGGTGATCAATTTTAATGGATACATTATTTGGGGCGCTACAGCAATGATATTAAGTGAATTCAGTCAGTTACTGAAAAAAATGTAA
- a CDS encoding HU family DNA-binding protein, protein MTKAELVNTISNKLGTEKNETQKVVEAFMQEIRTSMYNGDNVYLRGFGSFIIKTRAAKTGRNISKNTAIEIPAHNIPAFKPSKSFVEKVKTKVAVK, encoded by the coding sequence ATGACAAAGGCAGAATTGGTAAACACCATCTCAAATAAGTTGGGAACAGAAAAGAATGAAACACAGAAAGTTGTAGAAGCTTTTATGCAGGAGATCAGGACTTCTATGTATAATGGAGATAACGTTTATCTAAGAGGTTTTGGTTCTTTTATAATTAAAACAAGGGCTGCTAAAACAGGACGAAACATTTCTAAGAACACTGCAATTGAGATCCCTGCTCATAATATTCCTGCTTTCAAACCATCAAAATCTTTTGTTGAGAAAGTAAAGACTAAAGTTGCAGTAAAATAA